In the Methanothermobacter marburgensis str. Marburg genome, TACCTGACAGGAGGGGTCGTGACTGGACAGGTAAGGAGATATTCAGCATGGTCCTCCCTGATGACCTCAACATGGTATACCGGGCCGAGATATGCAGGAAATGTGAGGAATGCCTTGAGATGGACTGTGAAAACGATGCCTATGTGGTCATAGAGAACGGGGAGCTCATATCAGGCGTTATTGATGAGAAGGCCTACGGTGCATTCGCCGGTAAGATACTTGACCACATCGTCAAGGAATACGGTACCGATGCTGCCAGAAAATTCCTTGACTCCGCAACAAAACTTGCCATTGCAGGTATAATGCATGCGGGTTTCACCACAAGTACCAACGATGAGGAAATCCCTGAGGAGGCCCGTGAAAGGATAGAGGCCCACCTGCGGAACGCTGAGGCCCGGGTTGACCAGCTGATTGAGGCCTACGAGAACGGAGAACTCGAACCACTCCCTGGTAGAAGCCTTGAGGAGACCCTCGAGATGAAGATAATGCAGGTTCTGGGTGAGGCCAGGGACAAATCAGGGGAGATAGCAGAGAGTTACTTTGACATGGATGAAAACCACGCAGTAATAATGGCACTCACAGGTGCAAGGGGGTCAATGCTCAACCTCACACAGATAACAGCCTGTGTGGGGCAGCAGTCAGTCAGGGGTGGACGAATAAGCAGGGGATACGATAACAGGACACTTCCCCACTTCAAGAGGGGTGAACTCGGTGCCAAGTCCCGCGGATTCGTACACTCAAGTTACAAGGAGGGCCTCGACCCCATAGAATTCTTCTTCCACGCCATGGGGGGAAGAGAGGGGCTTGTGGATACAGCTATACGTACAGCCCAGAGCGGTTACATGCAGAGGCGTCTTGTCAACGCCCTCCAGGACCTCACAGTCAACGAGGACGGAAAGGTCGTTGACAACAGGGGAGTTATAATACAGACAAGATTCGGTGAGGACGGCGTTGACCCTGCCAAGAGCGACTACGGAAAGATCGTGGACCTCGATAAACTCGTAGAGGAAATAAGGCTCAAATCAAAGGGGTAAGGTGATTCTGTGCAGGAAATTACAGCTAAAATAGAGGATTACTCCTCAAAGAACGGGATCCTGCTTCCAGATCCTGTGATGGAATATGTTGCCAGGATCGCTGAGGAGGAAAAACTGAAGGAAGCGGATCTTTATGAAATGGTGAGGCTCTTCAGCAGGATCTCAGAGAGAAACCGGGGTCTTGAAGGAGACGAGCTCCTCGACGCAGTTGAGGACGAATACCAGCGGATCCTGAAGGTCCAGGAACTTGTTAAAAGGAAGAGGGCGAAGTTTCCGCCGGGGCTCATTGAGGAAATAGCCGAGGCAATGAAAAAACACAACCTCAGCGACGATGAACTGGACGAACTCATAAGAAGGGTCAGAAGGGCCTATGAGAGGGCAAAGGTTGAGGCCGGTGAGGCGGTTGGGACAGTTGCAGCCCAGTCAGTCGGTGAACCAGGTACCCAGATGACAATGCGTACCTTCCACTACGCAGGGGTGGCGGAACTCAACGTTACCCTGGGTCTCCCAAGGCTCATCGAAATCGTGGATGCCAGGAAGAAGATATCCACACCAACCATGAGCATCTACTTTGAGGGTGACCTCAGATATGATGAGGAATTTGTGCGCAAAAAGGCCAACAAGATAGGTAAAAGCACCCTCAACGATGTCCTCAAAAACTTCAGCATCCAGTACGCAGATATGGCAGTGGTTGCAGAACTGGACGAGGAGAAAATCCTTGAAAAACACCTTGAATATGATGATATAATAGCAAAGGTGGAAAAAACTTTTAAGAAAGTAGAAATAGATAACAGCATACTGAGATTTGAACCCCAGAAACCCACCATAAGGGAGCTCAGGTTACTGGCTGATAAGGTGAGGAAACTCCAGATAAGCGGGGTTAAAAATATAGGAAAGGTGGTTATCCGTAAAGAGGATGATGAATGGGTAATCCATACAGAGGGTTCAAACCTTGGAGCTGTTCTTAAAGAAGAGGGTGTGGATAAGGTCCGGACGACGACAAACGACATACACGAAATAGAAACCGTTCTGGGCATAGAAGCAGCGAGAAACGCAATAATACACGAAGCAAAGAGAACCATGGAGGAGCAGGGTCTCACAGTGGACATACGTCACATAATGCTTGTTGCAGATATGATGACTGCTGATGGTTCTGTTAAATCCATTGGAAGACATGGTATAAGCGGTGAAAAGGCAAGCGTTCTTGCAAGGGCTTCTTTTGAGGAAACAGGTAAGCACCTTCTGAGAGCAAGTATCAGGGGAGAGGTGGATCACCTCACTGGTATCATAGAGAACATTATTATAGGACAGCCTATACCCCTGGGTACAGGTTCCGTTAGTGTTGTGATGAAAGAAAGAAAATAGGAGGCAGTAGATGGACATAGATAGAGGAATACGAGTCGCTGTAGATACTGGTAATGTTATCCTTGGATCAAAGAGGACAATTCAGGGCCTCAAACTGGGTAAGGGTAAGCTGGTGGTAATGGCCAGTAACATTCCAGAGGACCTCAGAGAGGACATAGAATACTATGCAGAGCTATCAGATATTCCGGTTTACACCCATGAGGGCACCAGCGTTGAACTGGGATCTGTCTGCGGTAAACCCTTCACAGTGGGGGCGCTCTTAATCCAGGATCCGGGTGATTCAACAATACTGGAAATGGTGGGGTAGGTTGCTGTGACCATCAAATTTACCACAAACGAGATAAGATACATTGCACTCTTTGAGAGCATGACCGGTGCAATGGTGAAGGACTGCATTGTGGATGACGAAAACGGCAAGGTAACATTCCTTGTGAAAAAGGGTGATATGGGCCTTGCCATCGGTAAAAAGGGAAGTACAGTGGCCAAGGTTCAGAAGGCGCTCGACAAGGGTGTTGAGGTAATCGAACACTCCAGTGACCCCGTGGAGTTCATAAAGAACCTCATGGCGCCCGCCAAGATAAGGAGCATCAGGATACTCCAGAAGGAAAACGGTGAAAAGATAGCCACAGTGGAAACCGATCCAAAGAATAAGAGAATCGCCATTGGACGCGGCGGACAGAACATTGAGAGGGCCAGGTTACTGGCCAGAAGACAGCACAACATAAGCAATA is a window encoding:
- the rpoA2 gene encoding DNA-directed RNA polymerase subunit A'', with the translated sequence MQEITAKIEDYSSKNGILLPDPVMEYVARIAEEEKLKEADLYEMVRLFSRISERNRGLEGDELLDAVEDEYQRILKVQELVKRKRAKFPPGLIEEIAEAMKKHNLSDDELDELIRRVRRAYERAKVEAGEAVGTVAAQSVGEPGTQMTMRTFHYAGVAELNVTLGLPRLIEIVDARKKISTPTMSIYFEGDLRYDEEFVRKKANKIGKSTLNDVLKNFSIQYADMAVVAELDEEKILEKHLEYDDIIAKVEKTFKKVEIDNSILRFEPQKPTIRELRLLADKVRKLQISGVKNIGKVVIRKEDDEWVIHTEGSNLGAVLKEEGVDKVRTTTNDIHEIETVLGIEAARNAIIHEAKRTMEEQGLTVDIRHIMLVADMMTADGSVKSIGRHGISGEKASVLARASFEETGKHLLRASIRGEVDHLTGIIENIIIGQPIPLGTGSVSVVMKERK
- a CDS encoding 50S ribosomal protein L30e translates to MDIDRGIRVAVDTGNVILGSKRTIQGLKLGKGKLVVMASNIPEDLREDIEYYAELSDIPVYTHEGTSVELGSVCGKPFTVGALLIQDPGDSTILEMVG
- a CDS encoding NusA-like transcription termination signal-binding factor; amino-acid sequence: MTIKFTTNEIRYIALFESMTGAMVKDCIVDDENGKVTFLVKKGDMGLAIGKKGSTVAKVQKALDKGVEVIEHSSDPVEFIKNLMAPAKIRSIRILQKENGEKIATVETDPKNKRIAIGRGGQNIERARLLARRQHNISNIIIK